ATAAAATTTTGGCAATCAGTAATGCCTTGGCAGCGACTAATGATGTGGCTAATGAATCCAGTGCCGGTAAACCGAAAGTATTGTATAAAGAGGGACAATCCACGACAGCGATATACGCGGTTCGTTCTGCCGGAATTAATCCAGCCACGGGAAAAGAGGTTTTTATCAACAAGAACGGAGAGTATACTTTAACTTATAATACAGACGACAAGGTTGTTATTGGAGATGAGGCTCCTAAATTGGAGGGATCTATTTTCCCGATGTTATCTTTTAGGAATTGGTCGTTAAATATTAGTATGTCTTATAAATTTGGAGGACAAACTTATAATTTAACTCGTGCCGAGAATGTTGAAAACGTGGACCCGAGGAAGAACGTGGATCAACGGGCGTTTGACGAGAGATGGACAAACGTGAATGATCTTTTCCCTTATTTGGATATTGCAGACACGGAGTCAAGGACCAATTATCAGAGTAGTCGATTTGTAGAGGATGATGATATATTAGAAATTAACCGGATAGAAATTGCTTATGAATTCCGTTCGAATTGGCTTAAACAAATTGGTTTTAAACGGTTACGCTTATCGGCTGGAATGAATGATATAGCCCGTTTGTCGACAGTGAAATACGAGCGAGGAACTTCTTATCCTTTCAGTCGAGGATTTTCTTTCACGATTAGTCCAACTTTTTAAACCACAAGAGTCATGAAAAAATTGAAATATATACTGATTATTTTCTGTTTCACGTTTCACTGTTCATGTGATAGTTTTCTGGATGTAAGGCCGGAAGGTGAAGTGGTGAACAATGAACTTTTTAAAAATGCAGCGGGTTTTGAGGATGCTATTTACGGAGTATACTCGACGTTAGCCGGGCCTTCTTTTTATGGGCGTACGATGACCTATAATTTTAATGACGTTTTGTCGCAATATTTCTTTCATGATTGGCCGGGAGACGTTACGCTGAAGATTTGTAACTTCGAATATAAGGATGCTTTGGTTCGTCCGACGGTGGATCAGATCTGGGGTGGGATGTATAAAAATATTTCCTATGTTAATAATATTCTGGAAAATTTGGGCCATCATAGTGAGAGTTCTTTGCCATTGTATAACGTGTATAAAGCGGAATGTTTGGCTTTGAGAGGTTTTATGCATTTCGACATTCTTCGATTTTTCTGTGAGAATATAGTGAATAACCCTTCGGCTCAAGGTATTCCTTACGTGGATAAATATGATTTGACTGTTAGTCCGTTTTTAACGGCAGAGGCCGCTTACAGGAGAATTATCGAAGACTTGAAAGCTGCGGAAGAAATTATGCAGGAAAACGGGGAGTATTTCGACGACGCTGATAAACAAAATAATGAATTCTTGAAAGATCGCCAGATTCATATGAATTTATACGCTATTCAAGGAATGTTGGCTCGGGTGTACTGGATGAAGGGTGATTTAAAGACGGCAGCAGAGTATGCCCAAAAGATTTTGGATTGCAAATATTTTGAGTTGGTTGATAAATCTGAAATTGAGGATTTGATAAATGGAGTTCTTTCTCCTAAAGAAACAATTTGGGGATTATTCTCTGCCAATTTTTACACGAATGTTCGGGCTGATCTCTACTTGTCTGGAGGTTCTTCTAGTTTGTTCTTGAAAGCTGATCATGATGATACTTACATGGCTGATAAAGAGGGTACGGATTATCGATATGAAAAATGGTTTAAGAATTATAGTGCCATAGAAGCAAGTGGTATGCGTTGTATTAAAGTTTTGGATACTTATGAATTGAATTATGCAACACGTTCGGATGCCAGAGTGAAGGGTGTGAATATGCTTCGTTTGCCAGAATTGTATTACATTATTACCGAATATTATTTAAGTATAGATAATCAGACTGAGGCTGTGAAGTATTTCGACAAAGTGTTAGTTTCCAGAGGACTTACAGGTTATGCCGATCGTCAAGGTGCTACGCTTACTTTAGAAAAAGTTATTCAAGAAAGAAGGAAAGAGCTTGTTTGTGAAGGTCAATATTTTTTCACACAGAAGAGATATAATCAAAATATTTATGAGCCTAAAAGCGGTAAAATCTATCAGGCGTCTAATGACATTTATGTACTTCCGCTCCCGGAAAATGAAACTGAATACAGATATTAATTCGATATGACTATGAAAAAAGCATTTGTATATTTATTATTTTTTAGTGGTCTTATTTCGTTATTTTCTTGTGAAGATACCGATTACCAGATATACGATAAGAATCAGAAAGATAAGCTGTTTTTTACGGAGGATTCTGTCCAGTTTACTTATGGGTTAACCCGGGATCAAGATGTCGATTTGAATGTGGAAGTGAATTTAATTGGTTTTGTGGATCTGTCACAGAACAAGACGTTTAAAGTTGAGATCGTGAAAGAGAAGACGACAGCTTTAGAAGGAGAACATTTCACGTTGGCAGAGGAAAACACGATTCCTAAAGATTCGGCGGTGGCGTATGTCCCTTTGGATTTTCACAAGTTACAACTTGAGAAGAACAAAGAATACGTGTTGACGTTACGTTTGGTAGAGAATGAAAATTACGTGCCGACGGATATTAGAGAGTGTATAATCTTGTTTAGCAACAAGGATATAGAAGCTCCCGTGTGGTGGCAATCCGGTAAACTTGGGGAATATAATCAGGAAAAGTTAATTCTGTTCGTTGATTTTTATCACCAGTCTAAAGAAAAGAGTCCTGTAATCTATGAACTTATTCGAGAAACATGGGGGGAGAACTTAGATCAAGGGACGGCAACGAACTTATTGACAATCTATCAGTATCAGGGATATTTGAATCGTTATATTTTGACCCCGATGTATGAATATTATTTAGAGAGTAATGATCCGATGTATCAAATTCCTAATCCTAATAATTAAGCCATGAAACGATTATATTATATCATATCATTTCTAGTTATTCTGTTTTTGTTCAATTCTTGTTATGATGATGATTCTTCTCTTGCCGTGAAAGAGATTGCGGAAATTCAGGTAACAAGTAACGTGAAGGATACCATTAATCTATATTTGGGAGATAACATTTCCATTAAAAATCAGTATTCTTATACGGGAGATGACATCAGTTGGCAATGGAGTATCGGTAAATACACGGAAAATGCGGTAACTGATCAGGTGTCGACTGTCTTTAAAGAGATTAGTACGGAGCCGGATTTGGAATATAAAACAACGGATTTGGGACATTATTTCCTTCGTTTGGTGACTACCAATAAATATGGGAGTGATATTAGATATTATCACGTGTTTGTTAATTCCGAATTCGAAGAAGGATATTTGATCTTGGGTAAAAGAGAAGATGGAAAGGGGAGCCTCGCCTTTATGAAGACTTTGACACCGGAAGAAATCGCTCAAGGATTACAACCGGAGTTTCGACAAAATCTTTTTGCTTACACGAATGATGGAGAAGAATTGGGTGAAGGACCCATTGATTGCGATAAAGTGTACGATAAACTTTATATTATGTGTGGTAAAGCTCAAAAATTGTATCAGATAGATGCGAAATCGTTTCAGTTGGTACATGTGTTTGATTACTCGATCTATGGAAATGATTTTGTACCTCAGGATTTAATCTCCTATGATTCCAAGTATTGCCGTGAAATTTATAGTACCTCTCCTAATGGTGGAGTTGCCAAGGTACAAATTGCCGATTTGGAAATTTTCCCGTACACGGATCTTCCACAGAACATAAAATTTACCCGGACGTATGATAGACCGAATTATTCTGCCTCTAAAGTGATCGCTTTTATTGATGATGTGAATAGTAAGATATACGCAAGTGGTTTTAATGCAGCGGATTTTAGTTTCAGTTATTTCCCTTGTTATGACTATTTTGATGGACGTGAGATTATTCAAGTATTTTTCGATGTGGATGGAAATATGTTGGTCTACACGATTAAAGAGGATAAGTATTATTTAACTAAGATCGGATCAACTTTAACGAGCTTTGAAACGTTGCAGCTGGATGTGGTGTATGAAAGGGTGTGTACAGAGAATACAACCTTATTCAATAAAAATTCTGTATTTGAAGTTAACGATCCTAGTTCTTGTCTTTTCTTTGGAAATCAGAATATGGTATATAAATGGACTTACAATCAATCGGAAATTCCATCAAAGGCTTTTATTACCTTGCCTGACGGTGAGATTATTAAATGCATGAACCAGTCTGCAGATCATAAACAGCTTTATGTCGGGACTTATAATAGTAGTCGTTCCGATCTGAAAGGTTCTTTGTATATTTATGATAGTGATACGGGGAAAGCTATTGGAAAGCCTTATGAAGGAGTTGCAGACGAACCGGTTAAAGTAATGTATAAAGTAAAATAAATAATGATGAGTAAAATTGTATTTTTTATCTGTGTGGTTGGTTTACTTGTTCCAGCCACTCTCGTGGCTAAAGTTGAGAAGGTAACTTTAAAAGGAGCCATAAAAGGTCTTGGTAATGAAGAATTGATTCTTATGAATAGTGACCGAAGTGAAATAACCCGTACGAAAACGAAAAACGATCATTTCGAGATCGTGACAGAAGTGGAGACTGGGGATCTACGTTATTATATTCTTTATGCGCCATCGGTGGGCCCATTAGGCCCTTCTATGGCAATTCCTACGATTCACTTTTTTATTGATTCTCCTAAAATAACCGTGGTGGCTGAACTCAAAGATAAACAGATGCGTTTAAAGTCTTTGAAAGGATCTCCGGGATGGGAAGAACATAATAGAATTCTGGAATCTTTGCCATCAAGTTTGACGATTCAGAAGGTGTATGATCGTTATAATCAAGCTTTTCATGAATATAACGAGGTCGAACAGACTGAGGAAAATATGAAAGAATTGAAAGCGGCAAGTCATGCGGTAGATGTTTTGCAAGGGCAAAGACGTGAGGAGATATTCGGTTTGTTACCTCAATATACGACGAGTATGCCTTTCGCTGTCATTATTTCGTCTTATTTTGGAATTGATAACATTGATGAGGCGGAAAAAGTGTGGAATCAATTTGATCCTTCAATTCGGCATTGTTATGCGTTAAAGCAATTAGAGAACTTAATTCAGCGTGGCAAAAATTGTGCAGTTGGACATGAGGCTCCCAATTTTGAATTGATTACCTCTACTGGTGGAAAAATTGCGTTGTCTTCTCTTCGTGGGAAATATGTACTCATTGATTTTTGGGCCTCTTGGTGCGGACCTTGTCGTCGAGAGATTCCCAATATTAAAAAAATATATGCGGAATTTAAGGACAAAGGATTACAAGTTGTGGGTGTTTCTATTGATAGTTCCGATAAGGCTTGGAAGAAAGCGTTAGAGGAGGAGAATATGGATTATTTGCAACTTTATGACCCGGAGGGGATTACTTCTAAATTATATAATTATAATGGAATTCCTTTTATTATATTGATTTCTCCGGAGGGAATTATATTGGAGAAGGGACTTCGGGGTGAGAATATTCGAGAGAAAATCACGGAATATTTGAAGTAAATGAATTTGAAAATATGTGTTTGATGGGGAAAAATATTTTGA
The window above is part of the Butyricimonas paravirosa genome. Proteins encoded here:
- a CDS encoding RagB/SusD family nutrient uptake outer membrane protein; translation: MKKLKYILIIFCFTFHCSCDSFLDVRPEGEVVNNELFKNAAGFEDAIYGVYSTLAGPSFYGRTMTYNFNDVLSQYFFHDWPGDVTLKICNFEYKDALVRPTVDQIWGGMYKNISYVNNILENLGHHSESSLPLYNVYKAECLALRGFMHFDILRFFCENIVNNPSAQGIPYVDKYDLTVSPFLTAEAAYRRIIEDLKAAEEIMQENGEYFDDADKQNNEFLKDRQIHMNLYAIQGMLARVYWMKGDLKTAAEYAQKILDCKYFELVDKSEIEDLINGVLSPKETIWGLFSANFYTNVRADLYLSGGSSSLFLKADHDDTYMADKEGTDYRYEKWFKNYSAIEASGMRCIKVLDTYELNYATRSDARVKGVNMLRLPELYYIITEYYLSIDNQTEAVKYFDKVLVSRGLTGYADRQGATLTLEKVIQERRKELVCEGQYFFTQKRYNQNIYEPKSGKIYQASNDIYVLPLPENETEYRY
- a CDS encoding DUF4843 domain-containing protein; protein product: MKKAFVYLLFFSGLISLFSCEDTDYQIYDKNQKDKLFFTEDSVQFTYGLTRDQDVDLNVEVNLIGFVDLSQNKTFKVEIVKEKTTALEGEHFTLAEENTIPKDSAVAYVPLDFHKLQLEKNKEYVLTLRLVENENYVPTDIRECIILFSNKDIEAPVWWQSGKLGEYNQEKLILFVDFYHQSKEKSPVIYELIRETWGENLDQGTATNLLTIYQYQGYLNRYILTPMYEYYLESNDPMYQIPNPNN
- a CDS encoding TlpA disulfide reductase family protein is translated as MSKIVFFICVVGLLVPATLVAKVEKVTLKGAIKGLGNEELILMNSDRSEITRTKTKNDHFEIVTEVETGDLRYYILYAPSVGPLGPSMAIPTIHFFIDSPKITVVAELKDKQMRLKSLKGSPGWEEHNRILESLPSSLTIQKVYDRYNQAFHEYNEVEQTEENMKELKAASHAVDVLQGQRREEIFGLLPQYTTSMPFAVIISSYFGIDNIDEAEKVWNQFDPSIRHCYALKQLENLIQRGKNCAVGHEAPNFELITSTGGKIALSSLRGKYVLIDFWASWCGPCRREIPNIKKIYAEFKDKGLQVVGVSIDSSDKAWKKALEEENMDYLQLYDPEGITSKLYNYNGIPFIILISPEGIILEKGLRGENIREKITEYLK